In Kordiimonas pumila, a single genomic region encodes these proteins:
- the hslV gene encoding ATP-dependent protease subunit HslV, producing the protein MTQFTHELPTWHATTICSVRKGDKVVIAGDGQVSVGDTVMKANARKVRYLSGGKVIAGFAGATADAFTLFERLEAKLERHPGHLARACVELAKDWRTDKYLRQLQAMMIVVDKDTSLVVTGNGDVLEPEHGVVAIGSGGNYALAAARALYDENLNAEEIARKAMKIAASICVYTNDNIVLETMDVENNADKSDPKSDS; encoded by the coding sequence ATGACACAGTTCACACATGAACTACCAACATGGCATGCCACCACCATTTGCAGTGTACGCAAAGGCGATAAAGTTGTTATCGCGGGGGACGGCCAGGTTTCAGTTGGTGATACCGTGATGAAGGCTAATGCTCGTAAAGTACGCTACTTAAGTGGTGGTAAGGTGATTGCGGGTTTTGCGGGTGCAACCGCTGATGCTTTCACACTTTTTGAGCGCCTTGAAGCCAAGCTTGAGCGGCACCCCGGCCATTTGGCGCGCGCCTGTGTGGAGCTTGCAAAAGACTGGCGCACAGATAAATATTTGCGCCAGCTTCAGGCCATGATGATTGTGGTTGATAAAGATACCAGCTTAGTCGTGACCGGTAACGGTGATGTGCTGGAGCCAGAGCACGGTGTGGTGGCGATCGGGTCTGGCGGTAATTACGCGCTGGCGGCAGCACGCGCGCTGTACGACGAAAACCTGAATGCGGAAGAAATTGCCCGAAAAGCCATGAAAATAGCGGCAAGCATCTGTGTTTACACAAACGATAATATCGTTCTTGAAACAATGGATGTTGAAAATAATGCTGATAAAAGCGACCCCAAAAGCGATAGTTAG
- a CDS encoding histidine triad nucleotide-binding protein, whose translation MAYDDNNIFAKILRGEIPCKKVYEDDYALAFHDINPQAPVHVLVIPKGAYVGMADFAANAPTALISGFMQAVGKVAAEVGVVEEGYRLIANDGPNSHQEVPHLHFHILGGKRVGPLLDGSFR comes from the coding sequence ATGGCGTATGATGACAACAATATCTTTGCGAAAATTCTACGCGGGGAAATTCCTTGTAAAAAGGTTTACGAGGATGATTATGCCCTTGCTTTCCATGATATAAACCCCCAAGCGCCGGTGCATGTACTTGTTATTCCTAAAGGGGCCTATGTTGGCATGGCTGATTTTGCAGCAAACGCTCCGACTGCGCTTATTAGCGGCTTTATGCAGGCGGTGGGCAAGGTTGCCGCAGAAGTGGGTGTAGTAGAAGAAGGTTACCGGCTTATTGCCAATGACGGGCCTAATTCGCACCAGGAAGTGCCGCACCTGCATTTTCATATTCTTGGCGGCAAAAGGGTTGGGCCGCTACTCGATGGTAGCTTCAGATAG
- a CDS encoding prolyl-tRNA synthetase associated domain-containing protein — MESPPEERKLFSFLDNLGILTQTYRHAPVYTVADAQEHCSHIPGGHSKNLFVRDKKKQRALAVVDDSLTVDLNALAGKIGFNRLSFCSTDSLQSMLGVLPGSVTPFALVNAQVPKGGKPALTVVLDKTLMSHEIVNFHPLHNAATTAIKPADLVIFIRACGYEPVLLDIIPTNLDKF; from the coding sequence ATGGAATCACCCCCTGAAGAGCGCAAACTGTTTTCTTTTCTGGATAATCTGGGGATTTTAACCCAAACGTACCGGCACGCCCCCGTTTACACGGTGGCAGACGCACAGGAGCATTGCAGCCACATCCCCGGCGGCCATTCAAAAAATCTGTTTGTGCGTGATAAGAAAAAACAGCGTGCTCTTGCTGTTGTGGATGATTCCCTAACAGTTGACCTAAACGCCCTTGCTGGCAAAATAGGCTTTAACCGCCTGTCCTTTTGCAGTACTGACAGCTTACAATCCATGCTGGGGGTTTTACCCGGCTCTGTCACCCCGTTTGCTCTTGTGAATGCACAAGTGCCCAAAGGAGGTAAGCCTGCCTTAACAGTCGTGCTTGATAAAACCCTGATGAGCCATGAGATTGTTAATTTTCACCCCCTGCATAATGCGGCCACCACAGCGATTAAACCCGCAGACCTCGTAATTTTTATAAGGGCCTGTGGATACGAACCGGTTTTACTTGATATAATTCCCACTAACCTTGACAAATTTTAA
- the hisB gene encoding imidazoleglycerol-phosphate dehydratase HisB, with protein MRTATVDRKTKETEISVELNLDGTGVYDVETGIGFLDHMLEQLSRHSLMDLKVRAKGDLHIDGHHTTEDTGIVVGLAIKKALGDMKGITRYANAYIPMDETLSRAAMDISGRPFLVWNVDFPRQKIGEMDTELFEEFFRAFAFAAGMTLHVENLYGVNSHHIIESCFKAVARSLRDATTIDPRKADAVPSTKGTLGGSL; from the coding sequence ATGCGTACAGCAACCGTGGACAGAAAAACCAAAGAAACGGAAATTTCTGTTGAGCTAAACCTTGACGGCACCGGCGTTTATGACGTTGAAACCGGCATTGGCTTTCTTGACCATATGCTGGAGCAACTTTCCCGCCATTCGCTCATGGACCTGAAAGTGCGCGCCAAAGGCGACCTGCACATTGACGGCCATCACACCACGGAAGATACCGGTATTGTTGTTGGGCTTGCGATTAAAAAAGCGCTCGGCGACATGAAGGGTATCACACGCTATGCAAATGCCTATATCCCGATGGATGAAACACTCTCGCGGGCCGCGATGGATATTTCAGGCAGGCCTTTCCTTGTGTGGAATGTTGATTTCCCGCGCCAAAAAATTGGCGAGATGGACACGGAACTGTTTGAAGAATTTTTCCGGGCATTTGCCTTTGCCGCGGGTATGACCCTGCATGTTGAAAACCTATACGGGGTCAATAGCCACCATATTATTGAAAGCTGCTTTAAGGCGGTTGCACGGTCACTACGCGACGCAACAACCATTGACCCCAGAAAAGCAGATGCTGTGCCTTCTACCAAAGGCACACTTGGCGGTAGTCTTTAA
- a CDS encoding methyl-accepting chemotaxis protein → MLHKFLDLSITKKIVSIFAVLIGLSLIGSSVSYLATQKMAAAERQLDDAIRVTGLFDDAVRLLVNQREKFLYLLVTNDRTAFNEVAEIEKNYLATEQQLIEAVANHKELSDVTSELSRLAKKWQKEYAGEQMKLMRHYLTVNQARALEAAGDPAKIFIQIAQAENAFRKLQKEIQADALRQSKQASGTVNLVSIIISVVFVLLTTLTAFLFSRLIAKPLKDITQSMLELANGNLDIHIPGKSRGDELGGMAKTLEVFQSNAVEQTRLRRETEELREKQAAEDKARAEEERQRMEADLAQQKAEMEKREQHTLARNALIQDFNDRVQKVLLDAQSEIETLTGTAKDLSIAADSTQAKARAVTELSSESSRDVQTVASASEELSQSVREISQQVTRSADHSRQADSLASEANETVKTLESGAESIGAVLDLISAIAEQTNLLALNATIEAARAGDAGKGFTVVASEVKNLANQTAKATEDITSQISEIRNQTSSVAKAMASMQKIVRELSEMGVAISAAIEEQQAATQEISRSINDASARTNDVSNEITGVSEGVETTRRSSSSVDTAASTLTNTMRDLEAITTGFLEKVAQSSA, encoded by the coding sequence ATGCTGCATAAATTTCTGGATCTATCCATAACAAAAAAAATTGTTTCTATTTTTGCAGTATTAATCGGCCTCTCTCTTATTGGGTCTAGCGTCAGCTATCTGGCAACCCAGAAGATGGCCGCAGCAGAACGACAACTGGACGATGCCATTCGGGTTACTGGGCTTTTTGATGATGCAGTACGCTTGCTGGTCAACCAGCGAGAGAAATTTCTGTATTTACTTGTAACAAATGACCGTACAGCCTTTAACGAGGTAGCAGAGATTGAGAAAAACTATCTGGCAACAGAGCAACAGCTTATTGAGGCTGTTGCCAACCATAAAGAGCTTAGCGATGTGACCAGTGAACTATCGCGCTTGGCCAAAAAATGGCAAAAAGAATACGCTGGCGAACAAATGAAACTGATGCGCCATTATTTAACAGTAAATCAGGCGCGCGCACTGGAAGCTGCAGGAGACCCGGCAAAAATATTTATTCAAATTGCGCAAGCGGAAAATGCTTTCCGAAAGTTGCAAAAAGAAATTCAGGCCGATGCGCTACGCCAGTCAAAGCAAGCATCTGGTACAGTAAATTTGGTGTCTATTATCATAAGTGTTGTTTTTGTACTGTTAACCACGCTAACAGCCTTTTTATTCTCCCGTTTAATAGCAAAACCCTTGAAAGATATTACCCAATCAATGCTTGAACTGGCGAATGGCAACCTTGACATTCATATTCCGGGTAAAAGCAGGGGTGATGAACTGGGCGGTATGGCAAAAACGCTTGAAGTATTCCAGTCAAACGCTGTTGAGCAAACACGCTTGCGCCGTGAAACTGAAGAACTACGTGAAAAACAGGCCGCTGAAGATAAAGCCCGCGCCGAGGAAGAGCGTCAGCGCATGGAAGCCGACTTGGCGCAGCAAAAAGCTGAAATGGAAAAACGTGAACAGCACACACTAGCCCGCAATGCCTTGATTCAGGACTTTAATGACCGTGTACAGAAAGTCCTGCTGGACGCCCAATCAGAAATTGAAACCCTGACAGGCACCGCCAAAGACCTGTCTATTGCTGCTGATTCGACTCAGGCAAAAGCCCGCGCTGTAACAGAATTATCAAGCGAATCCTCAAGAGATGTTCAAACCGTTGCCTCTGCCTCTGAAGAACTTAGCCAATCGGTTCGTGAGATTAGTCAGCAAGTGACACGGTCCGCCGACCATTCCCGGCAAGCTGATAGTTTGGCAAGCGAAGCTAACGAAACAGTTAAAACACTGGAAAGCGGCGCAGAATCTATCGGTGCAGTCCTAGACCTTATTAGTGCGATTGCAGAACAAACAAACCTCTTGGCACTGAACGCGACCATTGAAGCTGCACGGGCGGGCGACGCAGGTAAAGGCTTTACCGTTGTTGCGAGCGAAGTCAAAAACCTCGCCAACCAAACAGCAAAAGCCACTGAAGATATTACCTCGCAGATCAGCGAAATTCGCAACCAGACAAGCTCTGTTGCCAAAGCAATGGCATCTATGCAGAAAATTGTACGAGAACTTTCCGAAATGGGGGTTGCTATCTCCGCCGCCATAGAAGAACAACAAGCTGCCACACAGGAAATTTCCCGTAGTATTAATGATGCCTCTGCCCGCACCAATGATGTCAGTAATGAAATTACCGGTGTATCAGAAGGTGTGGAAACCACACGGCGGTCATCAAGCAGTGTGGATACCGCAGCCAGCACACTGACAAACACCATGCGCGACCTAGAGGCCATTACAACCGGGTTCTTGGAAAAGGTTGCCCAAAGCTCAGCATAA
- a CDS encoding thioredoxin family protein produces MDQVIGGGTAATNTFIKDTDTASFAADVIDASRERPVIVDFWADWCGPCKQLMPTLEAAVKEARGAVALVKVNADQNQALCGQLQVQSLPTVLAFWQGQPVDGFQGAVPASQIKIFIDRLIQMSGGAGAEENPLEAFLDQADELLEAGDLQQAAGAYQQVLQHEPTNIRAILGLAEVLVKSGQADNAKELLDSIDSKAAADSGLKARLEKLEAAIELAHQAENAGDLTELEAAVAADPANHQAQLDLSLARQARGDMAGAAEALLASIMRDREWSESAARTQLVKLFEAAGPTDPFTLKYRRRLSSILFS; encoded by the coding sequence ATGGATCAGGTAATTGGCGGCGGCACAGCCGCAACAAATACGTTTATAAAAGATACAGACACAGCAAGCTTTGCTGCTGACGTCATTGATGCGTCGCGCGAACGGCCTGTTATTGTTGATTTTTGGGCAGATTGGTGCGGCCCCTGCAAGCAGCTTATGCCAACTCTTGAAGCCGCCGTTAAAGAAGCGCGCGGTGCTGTTGCGCTTGTCAAAGTAAACGCAGACCAAAATCAGGCGCTGTGCGGACAGTTACAAGTACAAAGCCTGCCAACTGTGCTCGCCTTCTGGCAAGGACAACCAGTAGATGGTTTTCAAGGCGCTGTGCCTGCTTCACAAATAAAAATATTCATTGACCGGCTAATTCAAATGTCTGGCGGGGCTGGTGCTGAGGAAAACCCGCTTGAGGCATTTCTGGATCAGGCCGACGAACTCCTTGAAGCTGGCGACCTACAGCAAGCAGCCGGCGCTTATCAGCAAGTATTACAACACGAACCTACCAATATCAGGGCGATTTTGGGGCTTGCAGAAGTACTGGTTAAATCTGGCCAAGCTGATAACGCGAAAGAACTTCTGGACAGCATTGACAGTAAAGCCGCAGCCGATAGCGGCCTTAAAGCTCGGCTTGAAAAGCTGGAAGCAGCGATTGAACTTGCGCATCAGGCAGAAAATGCAGGTGATCTTACAGAACTGGAAGCCGCTGTAGCTGCCGACCCTGCAAACCACCAGGCGCAGCTTGACCTATCCCTTGCACGGCAAGCCAGAGGCGACATGGCAGGCGCTGCCGAGGCTCTGCTCGCCAGTATTATGCGTGACAGGGAGTGGAGCGAAAGTGCAGCCCGGACACAACTGGTAAAATTATTTGAGGCCGCAGGCCCAACTGACCCCTTTACCCTTAAATACAGACGGCGCCTGTCGTCTATACTCTTTAGCTAG
- a CDS encoding FdhF/YdeP family oxidoreductase: MKQVVGGGGKKVLYTLNTIREMGVRKAVKALTSNNACKACGLGMGGQHGGMTNELDEFPSVCNKSVQAQSSDVQAAIPEALFNHTLHDFRQLDGYELEHMGRLNTPLYKAKDSDRYKPVTWDQALEIAARKFRETQPDRSFFYSSGRSSNEAGFLLQLFARVYGTNNVNNCSYYCHQATSVALGSTIGTGTATVELADLKKTDLVFVIGANPASNHPRFIHQLKAVRDRGGDVIVINPAREAGLVKFAVPKSPKSLISGGDEIASLFITPKIGTDIAVFKGIAKALLENGAIDTAFITEHTNGFDAFRVDIETTSWASLSEATGVGKDTLTHAAKIYAQSKSAVFAWGMGMTHHQHGCNNIEYIAALSLLRGMVGKEGAGLLPLRGHSNVQGIGTIGVKPVLPEEVFALIEKEFDIKLPKTEGFHTLAGLEAADKGLIDAALIMGGNLYEATPDSVWAEKTLDKIGFKLFLTTTLNAGHFHGHDTSETIILPVTARDEEWQPTTQESMFNYVRLSDGGINRLSSVRPETLCLADLAVQVLPNTAVPFANFKNHSELRKAIAATVPGLEALADIDVAKKEFHIQGRVMHTQIFNTPDGKATFHVHAVPDTAQQGFLLTTVRSEGQFNSIIYERADSYRPAKDRWSVMMNADDMAHIGVVDGGTATIKSATGVMAGVKVHAYDIAPGSIMAYYPEANILTARTIDKRSKTPNFKSIPVTIEKAA; encoded by the coding sequence ATGAAGCAGGTTGTAGGCGGCGGCGGGAAAAAGGTTCTCTACACTTTAAACACCATAAGGGAAATGGGTGTTCGCAAAGCGGTAAAAGCGCTGACCTCAAATAATGCCTGCAAAGCGTGTGGCCTTGGTATGGGCGGTCAGCACGGGGGCATGACAAACGAACTCGATGAGTTTCCCTCCGTTTGCAACAAAAGTGTTCAGGCACAATCATCTGATGTGCAAGCAGCAATCCCAGAGGCCCTATTTAACCATACATTGCATGACTTCAGGCAGCTCGACGGCTATGAACTCGAACATATGGGTCGGTTAAACACCCCGCTGTATAAAGCAAAAGACAGTGATAGGTACAAGCCGGTTACTTGGGATCAAGCGCTTGAAATAGCTGCCCGTAAATTTCGGGAAACCCAGCCGGACCGGAGCTTTTTTTATTCGTCTGGCCGCTCGTCAAACGAAGCTGGGTTTCTTCTGCAGTTATTTGCCCGGGTTTATGGTACCAACAATGTTAACAATTGCTCGTATTATTGCCATCAGGCCACTTCTGTTGCCCTTGGCAGTACCATTGGCACAGGCACTGCAACGGTAGAACTGGCAGACCTTAAAAAAACAGACCTTGTCTTTGTCATTGGGGCCAACCCGGCCTCTAACCACCCAAGATTTATCCACCAGCTCAAAGCTGTGCGCGACAGAGGCGGCGATGTGATTGTTATCAACCCCGCGCGCGAAGCAGGACTGGTAAAGTTTGCTGTTCCCAAAAGTCCTAAATCACTTATCAGTGGCGGCGACGAGATTGCATCGCTGTTTATAACACCCAAAATAGGGACGGATATTGCTGTTTTCAAAGGCATTGCAAAGGCATTGCTTGAAAACGGTGCAATCGATACGGCCTTCATTACAGAGCATACAAACGGCTTTGATGCCTTCCGAGTTGATATAGAAACAACAAGCTGGGCAAGCCTCAGCGAAGCCACGGGCGTTGGAAAAGATACACTAACACACGCCGCAAAAATATATGCACAGTCAAAATCTGCGGTTTTTGCGTGGGGTATGGGCATGACGCACCACCAGCATGGCTGCAATAATATTGAATATATTGCTGCTCTATCGTTGCTGCGCGGGATGGTAGGTAAAGAAGGCGCAGGGCTATTGCCGCTCAGAGGCCATAGCAACGTGCAGGGCATAGGCACCATTGGTGTGAAACCCGTTCTACCAGAAGAGGTTTTTGCGCTTATCGAAAAAGAATTCGATATAAAACTGCCAAAAACAGAGGGGTTCCACACCCTTGCCGGGCTTGAAGCTGCAGATAAGGGCCTGATAGATGCCGCCCTTATTATGGGTGGTAATCTTTATGAGGCAACGCCAGATTCAGTATGGGCAGAAAAAACACTTGATAAGATAGGCTTCAAACTGTTCCTGACCACCACATTGAATGCCGGTCACTTTCACGGGCATGATACGAGCGAAACGATTATTCTGCCTGTTACCGCGCGGGATGAAGAATGGCAGCCCACTACACAGGAATCGATGTTTAATTATGTGCGCCTGTCTGACGGGGGCATCAACCGGCTTTCTTCCGTAAGGCCTGAAACACTGTGCCTTGCAGACCTTGCCGTGCAAGTACTGCCAAACACCGCTGTGCCGTTTGCAAACTTCAAAAACCACAGCGAATTACGGAAGGCAATTGCCGCTACTGTACCCGGCCTTGAGGCCCTCGCCGATATAGATGTTGCCAAGAAAGAATTTCATATTCAGGGCCGCGTGATGCATACGCAAATTTTCAATACCCCAGACGGCAAGGCTACTTTCCATGTACACGCTGTACCTGACACCGCACAGCAGGGGTTCCTCTTAACAACAGTGCGCAGTGAAGGGCAGTTTAACTCCATTATTTATGAGCGCGCTGATAGCTACCGCCCAGCTAAAGACCGCTGGTCTGTGATGATGAATGCTGATGATATGGCACATATCGGTGTGGTTGACGGCGGGACAGCAACGATAAAATCTGCAACAGGTGTGATGGCTGGTGTAAAAGTACATGCCTATGATATCGCTCCCGGTTCTATTATGGCGTATTACCCGGAAGCCAACATTCTCACCGCACGCACCATAGACAAACGCAGTAAAACGCCAAACTTTAAATCGATACCTGTCACCATTGAGAAGGCTGCCTAA
- the hslU gene encoding ATP-dependent protease ATPase subunit HslU, whose product MTSFSPREIVSELDRFIIGQADAKKAVAVALRNRWRRQQLEGAMREEVLPKNILMVGPTGVGKTEISRRLAKLAQAPFIKVEATKFTEVGYVGRDVEQIIRDLMESAILMVKEKKKREVVAKAELNAEDRVLDALVGMSGSEATRQKFRQLLRDGDLAEKEIELEVADTTNPFPQFDVPGMPGASVGMLNIGDMFGKAMGSRTVKKKMKVAEAYEILMVEEADKLVDEESSVREATVLVEEHGIVFLDEIDKICARQDARGGDVSREGVQRDLLPLIEGTTVSTKYGAIKTDHILFIASGAFHLAKPSDLLPELQGRLPIRVELRDLTEADFKRILTEPDYSLIRQYVALMGTEEVDLDFTETGIDEIARISAHFNETVENIGARRLHTVLEKVLEEVSFTASDKSGTKVVVDAAFVKQNMGELATGENDLSKFIL is encoded by the coding sequence ATGACCAGTTTTTCACCGCGCGAGATTGTCTCTGAACTTGATCGTTTCATTATTGGGCAGGCGGACGCCAAGAAAGCCGTTGCCGTTGCGCTCAGGAACCGGTGGCGCCGCCAGCAGCTTGAAGGTGCAATGCGCGAAGAAGTGCTGCCGAAAAATATCCTGATGGTGGGGCCAACTGGGGTTGGTAAAACAGAAATTTCCCGCCGCCTTGCAAAGCTTGCTCAGGCCCCGTTTATCAAAGTTGAAGCCACGAAATTTACGGAAGTTGGTTATGTGGGCCGCGATGTGGAACAGATTATTCGGGACCTGATGGAATCAGCCATTTTAATGGTAAAGGAAAAGAAAAAGCGCGAAGTGGTCGCAAAGGCAGAACTGAACGCGGAAGACCGTGTTCTTGATGCACTTGTGGGCATGTCAGGCAGCGAAGCCACACGCCAAAAATTTCGTCAGTTACTGCGCGACGGTGATCTAGCTGAAAAAGAGATTGAACTTGAAGTTGCCGATACCACAAACCCGTTCCCGCAGTTTGATGTGCCGGGCATGCCAGGTGCGAGTGTTGGCATGCTGAACATTGGCGATATGTTCGGCAAGGCTATGGGTAGCCGTACTGTTAAGAAAAAAATGAAGGTTGCCGAGGCTTACGAGATTTTGATGGTTGAAGAAGCCGATAAACTTGTTGATGAGGAATCAAGCGTGCGCGAGGCCACTGTGCTGGTGGAAGAGCACGGTATTGTCTTCCTTGATGAGATAGATAAAATCTGCGCGCGGCAGGATGCGCGCGGCGGTGATGTGAGCCGCGAAGGTGTACAGCGTGATTTGTTGCCACTGATTGAAGGAACAACAGTTTCGACCAAGTACGGCGCTATTAAAACAGATCATATATTGTTTATTGCATCAGGCGCCTTTCACCTGGCAAAGCCTTCTGACCTGTTACCTGAACTGCAGGGCAGACTACCGATCCGCGTGGAACTGCGCGATCTGACAGAAGCTGATTTCAAGCGTATTCTAACAGAGCCAGACTATAGCCTTATTCGCCAGTATGTAGCGTTGATGGGAACCGAAGAGGTGGATCTTGATTTCACGGAAACCGGCATTGACGAGATTGCCCGGATTTCAGCGCACTTTAATGAAACAGTGGAAAATATTGGCGCACGCCGCTTGCACACGGTGCTTGAAAAAGTGCTGGAGGAGGTTTCCTTTACGGCAAGCGATAAATCAGGCACCAAGGTTGTGGTTGATGCAGCGTTTGTAAAACAGAATATGGGTGAGCTGGCAACGGGTGAAAACGACCTGTCGAAGTTTATTCTTTAA
- a CDS encoding Trm112 family protein: MPSTIDPKLLEILVCPVTRTTLEFKKETQELISKKAGLAFPIRDGIPIMLVDEAREISE; the protein is encoded by the coding sequence ATGCCAAGCACAATTGACCCAAAACTTCTGGAAATTCTGGTGTGCCCTGTCACACGCACAACGCTGGAGTTTAAAAAGGAAACACAGGAGCTTATCAGCAAAAAAGCTGGGCTCGCCTTCCCTATACGCGATGGCATTCCAATTATGCTGGTTGATGAAGCTCGCGAGATCAGCGAATAG
- a CDS encoding LON peptidase substrate-binding domain-containing protein — protein MTDSPEITEPLPSVIPVFPLPKAILFPSSNLPLNIFEQRYLKMVEDAWASHKIIGMIQPQKIEEDGTPAQKLYSIGCAGKISHLVKTEDGRYLIRLTGIIRFRIEDELSVTTPYRQVKADWEPFSTDMEPLPEHGCFDRKPLMSVLKGYLDSRGLAADYDGINTAPDGVLINTLSMIIPFSMQEKQALLEAEDTPKRAETLKNLLIMSSANGKAH, from the coding sequence ATGACAGACAGCCCAGAAATAACCGAGCCGTTACCGTCTGTCATTCCGGTATTCCCTTTGCCAAAAGCTATTCTTTTTCCGTCAAGCAACTTACCGCTTAATATTTTCGAACAGCGGTACCTGAAAATGGTGGAAGACGCTTGGGCCAGCCATAAAATCATTGGTATGATCCAACCTCAGAAAATTGAAGAAGACGGCACACCTGCACAAAAACTTTACAGCATTGGCTGCGCGGGAAAAATCAGCCATCTGGTCAAAACAGAGGATGGACGGTATTTGATACGCCTGACCGGTATCATTAGGTTCCGCATAGAGGATGAACTGTCTGTTACAACACCTTACCGGCAGGTAAAAGCTGACTGGGAACCTTTCAGCACAGACATGGAGCCTCTGCCTGAACATGGGTGCTTTGACCGAAAACCTCTCATGAGTGTATTAAAAGGCTATCTGGATAGCCGCGGCCTTGCAGCAGACTATGACGGCATTAATACTGCGCCAGACGGGGTTCTAATCAATACGCTCTCCATGATTATTCCCTTTTCCATGCAGGAAAAACAAGCCTTGCTGGAAGCAGAGGACACACCAAAGCGCGCAGAAACGCTGAAAAACCTGTTGATCATGTCTTCTGCAAATGGCAAAGCACATTAA